In a single window of the Sulfurimonas sp. hsl 1-7 genome:
- a CDS encoding sensor histidine kinase, translated as MKELFIKLQNYLILRFNSVTIRQANILTTLTILLFTIIFAYLLIKENYHDYEKTLSQQHHEQIAGTPYDYDVAQEKLKSLLIKNTLAIATLAFILFAIMLGFYKIFNTLIQRDMKAFLDFFNDAAHKDQVLNPHTIFFKEFKTMVTYANDMVDTINEQKSSLKELNLHLEDKVKAKTQDLERILEAQKEFLRYTVHETNTPLSVILTSLELYEMEHEKDRHLSKVEAAAKNIFNIYDDLSYLVKKEHVDYPKASIDINKFVKSRVDFFTEVAYLSKLSFSYVSEVEDLYIFFNETKLQRIIDNSITNAIKYTFQNEIIDIKLTKTLQYVEFSIGSHSQPIKDVDKIFDEYYREDAKSVASEKGFGIGLRLVKNICDEEGVVIVIDLNEKQNTFKYRFKIMGE; from the coding sequence ATGAAAGAACTATTTATTAAGTTACAGAACTATTTGATCTTGCGTTTTAACTCTGTAACGATCCGTCAGGCAAATATATTAACAACATTAACTATTTTGCTTTTTACTATTATATTTGCATACCTGTTGATCAAGGAAAACTACCATGATTACGAAAAGACACTTTCACAACAGCATCACGAACAGATTGCGGGTACTCCTTACGATTATGATGTCGCTCAAGAAAAATTGAAATCTCTTTTGATCAAAAATACTTTGGCAATTGCAACACTTGCATTTATACTTTTTGCGATCATGCTTGGGTTTTATAAGATATTTAATACTTTAATTCAAAGAGATATGAAAGCATTTTTGGATTTTTTTAATGATGCGGCACACAAAGATCAGGTGTTAAATCCACATACGATCTTTTTTAAAGAGTTTAAAACAATGGTGACCTATGCCAATGATATGGTAGATACTATTAATGAGCAGAAAAGTTCACTCAAAGAGTTAAATCTTCATCTAGAAGACAAAGTAAAGGCAAAAACACAAGATTTAGAGAGAATCCTTGAGGCGCAAAAAGAGTTTTTACGTTACACGGTACATGAGACAAATACGCCACTTAGTGTTATACTTACGTCTTTAGAACTTTATGAGATGGAACACGAAAAAGACAGACACCTCTCAAAAGTGGAAGCGGCGGCAAAAAATATCTTTAATATCTATGACGACCTGAGTTACTTGGTAAAAAAAGAGCATGTAGATTATCCAAAAGCTTCGATTGATATCAACAAGTTTGTAAAAAGCAGGGTAGATTTTTTCACTGAAGTGGCATATCTTTCTAAACTCTCTTTTTCATATGTGAGTGAAGTTGAAGATCTCTATATCTTTTTTAACGAGACAAAACTGCAACGTATTATAGATAACAGCATTACAAATGCGATCAAGTATACCTTTCAGAATGAGATTATAGATATTAAACTCACAAAGACGTTACAATATGTAGAGTTCTCGATCGGCAGTCATTCTCAACCAATTAAAGATGTTGATAAAATATTTGATGAATATTATAGAGAAGATGCAAAGAGTGTTGCAAGTGAAAAAGGATTTGGGATAGGTTTGAGACTAGTGAAGAACATATGCGATGAAGAGGGTGTCGTTATAGTGATCGATCTAAATGAAAAACAAAATACTTTTAAATATAGATTTAAAATAATGGGTGAATAA
- a CDS encoding response regulator transcription factor: protein MKILLLEDEVMLNESICEYLESFGHVVEPFFDGQEAFDAMKQNSYDLFILDINVPQIDGLSLLEQLHALKIHVPTIYISALVDIEDISRAYNLGCYDYLKKPFHLKELALRIDRIVATSKTPNVHLVLSKNYSYDQQHATLFFQQEPQTLTKKQMQIIDLLARNRGLVVDFEQFQEYVWSDTIVDNATIRAEINRLKKILKEDMVVNVRGMGYMIEKP from the coding sequence ATGAAGATACTGTTATTAGAAGATGAAGTGATGTTAAATGAATCTATTTGTGAGTATTTAGAATCATTCGGTCACGTCGTAGAACCTTTTTTTGATGGCCAAGAAGCATTTGATGCGATGAAGCAAAACAGCTACGACCTTTTCATCCTTGATATTAACGTCCCTCAAATTGACGGACTCTCACTTCTCGAACAGTTACATGCTTTAAAGATTCATGTCCCTACCATCTACATAAGTGCCTTGGTAGATATAGAAGATATCTCACGTGCATACAATCTTGGGTGTTACGATTATCTTAAAAAACCTTTTCATCTTAAAGAGTTGGCACTGAGAATCGACAGAATAGTAGCAACATCGAAAACACCTAACGTACATCTTGTACTTTCAAAAAACTATAGTTACGATCAGCAACATGCAACGCTTTTCTTTCAACAAGAACCGCAAACACTTACAAAAAAACAGATGCAGATTATTGATCTATTGGCGAGAAACAGAGGTTTGGTAGTTGACTTTGAACAGTTCCAGGAATATGTCTGGAGTGATACTATAGTTGACAACGCTACCATCCGTGCCGAGATAAACAGACTCAAAAAGATTCTTAAAGAGGATATGGTCGTGAATGTCCGCGGTATGGGTTATATGATCGAAAAACCGTAG
- a CDS encoding methyl-accepting chemotaxis protein produces the protein MKSISIRMKILLLMVVTVAAVSIALIIESIFTINEMTENNIAAYKKEAYKNKELELKNYVDVALKSVESFYERTSEEKLKKEVEADLKTQTEFLFTILEEAYKRNKDSMSKAALQEHLKSLVASAKYGENGYFWINDFTPTMIMHPLKPSLNGKNLTGFKDPNGVYLFNEMVKVVQNKGEGFVNYSWSKPGFKTPQPKISYVKKFKQYNWIIGTGAYVSDVTAKMKSEALKTISQMRFGKGGYFWINDLMPKMIMHPIKPSLNGKDISEVKDPNGVYLFMEMVKTVKSQDEGMVQYSWSKPNEQNPVPKMSYVVLFKKWGWIIGTGEYIDNIEKEIAKMRRKADKAIFESITFIIMISIALSVVIGIIAIVVAEKGIVAPIREILTVTKNLARGEGDLTKRVNVHSRDEIKEVADNINEFISKVHTSVNGAKTSSFENSAVSHELSATATMLGSNVDKSVSIVSETTENAIRTNSQIKLSIEDAINSKEEMVEANKMLNNAKDDIVLLTTKVQSSVESELELAGKIETLSQETAQVKDVLVVISDIADQTNLLALNAAIEAARAGEHGRGFAVVADEVRKLAERTQNTLAEINATISIIVQSTETASQEMNINSQQMQKLSEISIDVEQRIESTTQIVNRATEATDRTVQDFENTGKQIDEILGGIEEINTISLGNARSVEEIMVAAQHLNNMTHELSSKLEQFRT, from the coding sequence ATGAAGTCTATATCTATTAGAATGAAAATTCTATTATTAATGGTGGTTACAGTGGCTGCCGTATCTATCGCACTTATTATTGAGTCGATTTTTACTATAAATGAGATGACGGAAAACAATATAGCTGCGTATAAAAAAGAGGCGTACAAAAATAAAGAGCTGGAGCTAAAAAACTATGTAGATGTTGCACTGAAATCTGTAGAGTCGTTTTATGAGAGAACATCTGAAGAGAAACTCAAAAAAGAGGTTGAAGCAGATTTAAAAACACAAACAGAGTTTCTCTTTACTATACTGGAAGAAGCTTACAAGAGAAACAAAGACTCTATGTCAAAAGCTGCCTTGCAAGAACATTTAAAATCATTGGTAGCATCTGCAAAATATGGGGAGAATGGCTACTTTTGGATCAACGATTTTACTCCAACAATGATCATGCATCCTCTCAAACCATCTTTAAACGGAAAGAATCTTACAGGTTTTAAAGATCCAAACGGAGTATATCTTTTTAACGAAATGGTCAAGGTTGTACAAAATAAAGGGGAAGGGTTTGTAAACTACAGCTGGTCGAAACCCGGTTTTAAAACTCCGCAACCTAAAATATCTTATGTAAAAAAGTTTAAACAGTACAATTGGATTATAGGGACAGGGGCATATGTGTCTGATGTAACTGCTAAAATGAAGTCTGAAGCACTTAAAACAATTTCCCAAATGCGTTTTGGAAAGGGCGGTTATTTTTGGATCAACGATTTAATGCCAAAGATGATTATGCATCCAATAAAACCATCATTAAACGGAAAAGATATATCTGAGGTAAAAGATCCAAACGGTGTATACCTTTTTATGGAGATGGTGAAAACTGTCAAAAGCCAGGACGAAGGGATGGTGCAATACAGTTGGTCTAAACCAAATGAACAAAATCCGGTTCCAAAAATGTCATATGTTGTACTTTTTAAAAAATGGGGATGGATAATCGGTACAGGTGAATACATAGATAATATTGAAAAAGAGATAGCCAAAATGAGAAGAAAAGCAGACAAGGCTATCTTTGAATCTATCACTTTTATTATTATGATATCTATTGCTCTTTCTGTAGTTATAGGAATCATAGCGATCGTAGTTGCCGAGAAGGGAATAGTAGCTCCAATTCGAGAGATATTGACTGTTACCAAAAATTTGGCAAGGGGTGAAGGTGACCTGACAAAAAGGGTTAATGTTCATAGTCGTGACGAGATCAAAGAGGTAGCGGATAATATAAATGAATTTATCAGTAAAGTACATACAAGTGTAAACGGAGCGAAAACTTCCAGTTTTGAAAACTCGGCAGTTTCCCATGAACTTTCCGCAACGGCAACTATGTTGGGGAGTAATGTAGATAAATCAGTGAGTATAGTTAGTGAGACGACTGAGAATGCGATCAGGACAAATTCTCAAATAAAACTTTCCATAGAAGATGCTATCAACTCTAAAGAAGAGATGGTAGAGGCTAATAAGATGTTAAACAATGCTAAAGATGATATTGTGCTGCTTACAACAAAAGTACAAAGCAGTGTTGAGTCAGAACTGGAGTTAGCAGGAAAAATTGAAACACTTTCACAAGAGACTGCACAGGTAAAAGATGTATTAGTTGTTATCTCCGATATAGCAGACCAAACAAATCTACTTGCACTTAATGCTGCAATTGAGGCAGCTCGAGCGGGAGAACACGGACGTGGATTCGCAGTAGTTGCCGATGAGGTAAGAAAACTGGCAGAGCGTACACAAAATACGTTAGCAGAGATCAATGCTACGATAAGTATCATCGTTCAATCGACTGAAACAGCAAGCCAAGAGATGAATATAAATTCTCAACAGATGCAAAAACTCTCTGAGATCTCTATTGATGTTGAACAACGTATAGAGTCAACGACACAAATTGTAAACAGGGCTACAGAGGCGACAGACAGGACTGTGCAGGATTTTGAAAATACCGGAAAACAGATTGATGAGATACTCGGTGGTATAGAGGAGATAAATACAATCTCCCTTGGAAATGCTAGAAGTGTAGAAGAAATTATGGTAGCAGCACAACACCTAAATAACATGACACACGAGCTTTCTTCAAAACTTGAACAGTTCAGAACATAA
- a CDS encoding OprD family outer membrane porin yields the protein MKKVVTTSLVSLGLLSSVSLNAADDLSSMFSEGKTSGQIRMFAIDRDYVNKDLHRSGLSLGGHLKFETADYNGLSAGAAFYTVNKLDEWTGTVEPALFGPNNSSYDLLGETYLQYTRGNTTFKGGRQKLDTPLAGSDDARTLPNLFEAYIVTNTDIADTTIVAGHITKFAQGTFGRVYGNQDTPSNLAVTAGYSYFNSVDNAGKFVNMGTYAINEKTAGVSVAAAVYTGVENLKIQVWDYYAHDILNAIYADANYGVKLDGYSPYVAAQFIREDAIGDKLVGEVSSMYGAAKAGVKFGGFNVYAAYSQTTESNGNALLKSIITPWGGMPAYTQGMVTRHQFLAGTKATKVAGTYSFKDMGVNLSTTAYYTSFDMDENSGYGTARTATESGFDAIYYPEAVKNLQLRLRGNFPRDFIGTVGWNEYRFIVNYNF from the coding sequence ATGAAAAAAGTAGTAACAACATCACTTGTAAGTCTTGGACTTCTTTCAAGTGTAAGTTTAAATGCGGCAGATGATCTTAGCTCTATGTTTTCTGAGGGGAAAACTAGCGGACAGATTCGTATGTTTGCTATTGATCGTGATTATGTAAATAAAGATTTACATCGTAGTGGGTTATCTTTAGGTGGACATCTAAAGTTTGAAACAGCTGATTATAACGGCTTAAGTGCAGGTGCAGCATTTTATACAGTTAATAAGTTAGATGAGTGGACTGGTACGGTAGAACCTGCACTATTTGGTCCTAATAACAGTAGTTATGACCTTTTAGGTGAAACATATCTACAATATACTCGTGGAAATACTACATTTAAAGGTGGTCGTCAGAAACTTGATACTCCTTTAGCTGGTAGCGATGATGCTAGAACATTACCAAACTTATTTGAAGCATATATTGTTACAAATACAGATATTGCAGATACAACTATCGTAGCTGGACATATTACAAAATTTGCTCAAGGTACATTCGGTCGTGTATATGGGAATCAAGATACACCAAGTAATTTAGCTGTTACAGCGGGTTATTCATACTTTAACAGTGTTGACAATGCTGGCAAGTTTGTAAATATGGGTACATATGCTATCAATGAAAAAACTGCAGGTGTAAGTGTAGCTGCAGCTGTTTATACAGGTGTTGAAAACCTAAAAATACAAGTATGGGATTACTATGCTCATGATATTTTAAATGCTATCTATGCTGATGCTAATTATGGTGTGAAACTTGATGGTTATTCTCCATATGTTGCAGCGCAGTTTATTAGAGAAGATGCTATAGGCGATAAACTTGTTGGTGAAGTTTCATCTATGTATGGTGCTGCAAAAGCAGGTGTTAAGTTTGGTGGATTTAATGTATATGCTGCATATTCACAAACAACTGAATCTAATGGTAATGCATTATTAAAATCTATTATTACTCCATGGGGTGGTATGCCTGCTTATACACAAGGTATGGTAACTCGTCACCAATTTTTAGCTGGAACAAAAGCTACAAAAGTTGCTGGAACATATAGTTTTAAAGATATGGGTGTGAATTTATCAACAACTGCATACTATACATCTTTTGATATGGATGAGAATAGTGGATACGGTACTGCACGTACAGCTACTGAAAGCGGTTTTGATGCTATTTACTACCCAGAAGCAGTGAAAAACCTTCAGTTACGTTTACGTGGAAACTTCCCAAGAGACTTTATAGGGACAGTTGGTTGGAATGAATATAGATTTATAGTAAACTATAATTTCTAG
- a CDS encoding DUF485 domain-containing protein, which produces MNKELIEQIKSNPDYQTLVKKRTSFAIVLTIVMLIVYFAFILTIAFDPSLLGQPLSSESVTTVGIPVGITVIVIAFILTGIYTTRANGEFDELANRVKNSVKGDK; this is translated from the coding sequence ATGAATAAAGAATTAATTGAACAGATTAAATCTAATCCGGATTACCAAACATTGGTAAAGAAAAGAACATCTTTTGCGATCGTTTTAACAATTGTAATGTTAATAGTTTACTTTGCATTTATTTTAACAATAGCATTTGACCCGTCATTACTTGGACAACCGTTAAGTAGTGAGAGTGTAACAACAGTAGGTATTCCGGTTGGAATTACTGTAATTGTGATCGCGTTTATACTTACAGGTATTTACACTACAAGAGCAAACGGTGAGTTTGATGAACTTGCAAACAGAGTAAAAAACTCTGTTAAAGGGGATAAATAA
- a CDS encoding cation acetate symporter, translated as MNRAFLFLILGSIAVFASGAIEGEVAKQELNISAIVMFLIFVSGTLGITYWAAKRTKSAKDFYTAGGGITGFQNGMAIAGDYMSAASFLGISGLVYLKGYDGLIYSIGFLVGWPIILFLIAEPLRNLGKYTFADVASYRLRQTPIRTLAAFGSIATVILYLIAQMVGSGKLIQLLFGLNYEVAVILVGVLMVLYVTFGGMLATTWVQIIKAFLLLSGATFMAIAVMAHYDFSFGSLFAKAVEVKGEAIMSPGGLVSDPISAISLAIALMFGTAGLPHILMRFFTVSDAKEARKSVFFATGFIGYFYILTFIIGFGAIVMVFQNPQYLDLAKQAISGGSPILGGNNMAAIHLSHAVGGDFFLGFISAVAFATILAVVSGLTLAGASAISHDLYASVFKKGEVDSMKEMRVSKIATIVLGIVAIIMGIAFEKQNIAFVVGLAFAIAASANFPVLFLSMYWRRLTTRGAVIGGSLGLATAVILVILGPIVWVQILGNAEAIFPYKYPALFSVLVSFVGIWFFSITDNSENAKNEQEMFEAQYIRSQTGIGAEGAVEH; from the coding sequence ATGAATAGAGCTTTTTTATTTTTAATTTTAGGATCTATCGCTGTATTCGCAAGTGGTGCGATCGAAGGTGAAGTTGCGAAGCAAGAGTTAAATATCTCTGCTATCGTAATGTTCTTAATCTTTGTAAGTGGTACTTTAGGTATCACTTATTGGGCTGCTAAGCGTACAAAATCTGCAAAAGATTTCTATACTGCAGGTGGTGGTATTACTGGTTTTCAAAACGGTATGGCAATTGCGGGTGACTATATGTCAGCGGCATCATTTCTTGGTATTTCCGGTCTTGTTTACTTAAAAGGGTATGATGGTCTTATCTACTCTATCGGTTTCTTAGTTGGTTGGCCAATCATCCTTTTCTTAATTGCTGAGCCTTTAAGAAATCTTGGTAAATATACGTTTGCTGACGTTGCTTCATATAGACTACGTCAAACACCTATCCGTACATTAGCGGCATTTGGTTCGATCGCAACGGTAATTTTATACCTAATTGCACAAATGGTTGGTTCTGGAAAGCTTATTCAGCTTCTATTTGGTCTTAACTATGAAGTAGCGGTAATACTTGTTGGTGTACTAATGGTACTTTATGTAACATTCGGTGGTATGCTTGCAACTACTTGGGTACAGATCATTAAGGCGTTCCTATTATTATCTGGTGCTACATTTATGGCAATCGCTGTTATGGCACATTACGATTTCTCATTCGGTTCGTTATTTGCAAAAGCTGTTGAAGTAAAAGGTGAGGCTATTATGAGTCCGGGTGGTCTTGTAAGTGATCCTATTTCAGCTATCTCACTTGCGATCGCATTAATGTTTGGTACAGCTGGTTTACCACACATCTTAATGAGATTTTTTACTGTAAGTGATGCGAAAGAAGCACGTAAGTCTGTATTCTTTGCAACTGGATTTATCGGATATTTCTATATTCTTACGTTCATCATCGGTTTCGGTGCGATTGTAATGGTATTCCAAAATCCACAATATTTAGATTTAGCAAAACAAGCGATTTCTGGTGGTAGCCCGATTCTTGGTGGAAACAACATGGCGGCAATTCACTTAAGTCATGCAGTAGGTGGAGATTTCTTCCTAGGTTTCATTTCAGCGGTTGCATTCGCTACTATCTTAGCGGTTGTTTCAGGTTTAACACTTGCTGGTGCATCGGCTATTTCACACGACCTTTACGCATCTGTGTTTAAAAAAGGTGAAGTAGATTCAATGAAAGAGATGAGAGTTTCAAAAATTGCAACTATCGTTCTTGGAATTGTAGCTATCATTATGGGTATCGCGTTTGAGAAACAAAACATCGCGTTTGTTGTTGGTTTGGCGTTTGCTATTGCAGCATCGGCTAACTTCCCTGTACTTTTCTTATCAATGTACTGGAGAAGATTAACTACTCGCGGTGCGGTAATCGGTGGAAGTTTAGGTCTTGCTACGGCAGTTATCCTAGTTATCCTTGGTCCAATCGTTTGGGTACAGATTTTAGGAAATGCAGAAGCAATTTTCCCATATAAATATCCGGCACTTTTCTCAGTATTAGTATCGTTTGTTGGTATCTGGTTCTTTTCAATTACAGATAATTCTGAAAATGCGAAAAATGAACAAGAGATGTTCGAAGCGCAATATATTAGAAGCCAAACTGGAATTGGTGCAGAGGGTGCAGTAGAGCATTAA
- a CDS encoding putative nucleotidyltransferase substrate binding domain-containing protein, with the protein MSILDQRRLIESIHPFELLSSFELDNLMSKIDIAYYPKETLLISRNLESIAFYIIIKGQVAEYIDDELYNIYNEGDSFDADSLIYNKTNSRFVVTEDLICYEIKKEDFLDLMQNKKIQGYFLQDFISRHKQLKEYHSSSEFTPFLVSKVSDIYLHAACIVTPDISIHDALQKQKELQSSIIIVEELSRVVTDADLKEQVLLGDVTVDAPIRSIASSKMVCVDKNDFLFNVLLVMTHEEVRRVIVKENNTIVGVLEQLDLLSFFANHSHLVAVQIDRANSIEDLTDIQQDLRNLILALTTKGVKVRYITKLVSALNEKIYKKVFEMCVEESLREKCALIVMGSEGREEQGLKSDQDNALIIDPSVAIELFEEPMLKLNDYLLRIGFPPCKGDVMVSNPFWRRDLNTYKELIDTWSSSLDEATLQNMSIFVDAKCVAGNCALLDELTDFLGHRFEARDDVLAHMAKAVIHFDTPLTVFSNFVVQKSHANKLDIKKGGLFALVHGVRCLSLQYHIRDTNTVERIKQLNNKGVIDKNFASELIESFDTLSSIRLKTMLNAKNLEDDNFLDPNSLDKVQKDLLKDSLKIVNKFKKFISFHFHLEMVS; encoded by the coding sequence ATGAGTATATTAGATCAAAGACGTTTAATCGAGTCTATCCATCCTTTTGAATTGTTAAGTTCTTTTGAACTTGACAATTTGATGTCCAAGATAGATATTGCTTACTATCCTAAAGAAACCCTGCTTATCTCTCGGAATTTAGAGAGTATAGCTTTTTATATAATTATAAAAGGGCAAGTTGCAGAATACATCGATGATGAACTGTACAATATTTATAACGAGGGTGATAGCTTCGATGCCGACTCCTTGATCTATAATAAAACCAATTCCCGCTTCGTTGTCACCGAGGATCTCATATGCTATGAGATCAAAAAAGAGGACTTCCTCGATCTCATGCAAAACAAAAAGATCCAAGGCTACTTTCTACAAGACTTTATCTCACGCCATAAACAACTCAAAGAGTATCATAGCAGCAGTGAATTTACCCCATTTTTAGTTTCCAAAGTTTCAGACATATACCTTCATGCCGCATGCATAGTTACTCCAGATATTTCGATCCACGACGCACTCCAAAAACAAAAAGAATTACAATCTAGTATTATCATTGTTGAAGAGCTTTCTCGTGTAGTTACAGATGCAGATTTAAAAGAGCAGGTGCTTCTCGGCGATGTAACCGTAGATGCTCCGATTCGCTCTATTGCATCATCGAAAATGGTATGTGTAGATAAAAACGATTTTCTTTTTAATGTCCTGTTAGTTATGACACATGAAGAGGTTAGACGTGTAATTGTAAAAGAGAACAACACTATTGTAGGTGTATTGGAACAGCTTGATCTATTAAGCTTCTTTGCAAACCATTCACACCTTGTAGCGGTACAAATCGATCGTGCAAATTCGATCGAAGATTTGACAGACATTCAGCAGGATCTGCGAAACCTTATTTTAGCACTTACAACAAAAGGTGTAAAAGTACGTTACATCACAAAACTGGTTTCTGCACTCAATGAAAAAATATACAAAAAAGTTTTTGAAATGTGTGTGGAAGAGTCGCTAAGAGAAAAATGTGCACTCATTGTAATGGGAAGTGAAGGGCGTGAAGAGCAGGGGCTTAAAAGCGATCAGGATAACGCTTTGATCATCGATCCGAGTGTTGCTATTGAGCTGTTTGAAGAGCCGATGCTAAAACTAAACGACTATTTACTTCGCATAGGATTCCCTCCTTGTAAAGGGGATGTAATGGTAAGTAATCCTTTTTGGAGAAGAGACCTAAATACATATAAAGAACTTATAGATACTTGGTCTTCTTCTTTAGATGAAGCTACTTTACAAAATATGAGTATTTTCGTAGATGCAAAATGTGTTGCGGGAAATTGTGCTCTTTTAGATGAACTAACAGACTTTTTAGGGCACAGATTTGAGGCAAGGGATGATGTACTTGCCCATATGGCAAAAGCAGTTATCCATTTTGATACACCGTTAACGGTATTTTCAAATTTTGTTGTGCAAAAAAGCCATGCGAATAAACTTGATATTAAGAAAGGAGGGTTGTTTGCGTTGGTACACGGCGTACGATGTTTATCGTTGCAGTACCATATTAGAGATACGAATACAGTAGAGAGAATTAAACAACTAAACAACAAAGGTGTGATAGATAAAAATTTTGCATCTGAACTGATTGAGAGCTTTGACACACTATCTTCTATCAGATTAAAAACAATGCTAAATGCAAAAAACTTGGAAGATGATAACTTCCTTGATCCAAACTCTTTAGATAAAGTACAAAAAGATCTGTTAAAAGATAGTTTGAAAATAGTAAACAAATTTAAAAAATTTATCTCATTTCACTTTCATTTGGAGATGGTGAGCTAA
- a CDS encoding 3'-5' exonuclease, translated as MFTSLVRSFKKYRDFKRLKDKDFAFLFCENKDDEIVVFDTETTGLDPKKDEILSIGAVKVKNNKILTSQTFEVYLKNSKEIDAKSIEIHGIRPCDLVNAKDSDEAIKEFLKFIGSSKLVGYYLEFDVAMINRYTRPLLGIELPNEMVEISELYFDKTITLIPQGNIDLRFDTIMQNYDLPSMGAHNAVNDAIMTAMIYLKLTN; from the coding sequence ATGTTTACATCTTTAGTAAGATCTTTTAAAAAATATAGGGATTTTAAAAGATTAAAAGATAAAGATTTTGCATTTTTATTTTGTGAAAACAAAGATGATGAAATTGTCGTATTTGATACGGAAACAACAGGGCTTGATCCAAAAAAAGATGAGATACTCTCAATAGGTGCGGTAAAAGTAAAAAACAATAAAATATTAACATCACAGACATTTGAAGTTTATTTGAAAAATTCTAAGGAGATAGATGCAAAAAGTATAGAAATTCATGGCATTCGTCCTTGTGATTTAGTAAATGCTAAAGATAGTGATGAAGCCATAAAAGAGTTTTTAAAATTTATAGGAAGTTCAAAATTAGTTGGGTATTATTTAGAGTTTGATGTCGCTATGATTAACAGATATACAAGACCGCTTTTAGGTATAGAGTTACCGAATGAAATGGTTGAGATTTCTGAATTATATTTTGATAAAACAATTACTTTAATACCTCAAGGAAATATTGATTTACGCTTCGATACAATCATGCAAAACTATGATTTACCAAGTATGGGAGCCCATAATGCAGTTAATGACGCGATCATGACTGCAATGATTTATTTAAAATTAACAAACTAA